In one window of Heptranchias perlo isolate sHepPer1 chromosome 4, sHepPer1.hap1, whole genome shotgun sequence DNA:
- the LOC137320399 gene encoding spermatogenesis-associated protein 31H1-like produces MNSRQHLRPHDSASDRATAPPTARQQLRPRDSASDRATAPPTARQRLRLHDCASDRATAPPTARPHDTARPRDRTTAPPTARPHLRPRDRMTARPHDRTSDRTTAPPTARPHDRTSDRATAPPTARPHDSTSDRATARQHLQPRDSTSDRTTARQHLRPCDRTTAPPTARQHLRPRDRTSERATAPPTARPHLRPHDSTSDRATAPPTARPHDRTSDRATAPPTTRQHLRPRDSTSDHTTARPHLRPRDRTSDRATAPPTARPHDSTSDRATARQHLRPRDRTTAPLTARPHLRPRDSTSDHTTAPPTARPHDSTSDRATAPPTARQHLRPRDRTTAPPTARQHLRPRDSTSDRATAPPTMSLAAPPTAPLTVSLAAPPTARPRLRPCLWPHFQKRLRPHDRASDRSTEPPTVPPKAPPTTRLRLRLCL; encoded by the coding sequence ATGAATTcgcgacagcacctccgaccgcACGACAGCGCCTCTGACCGCGCGACCGCACCTCCGACCGCACGACAGCAGCTCCGACCGCGCGACAGCGCCTCCGACCGCGCGACCGCACCTCCGACCGCACGACAGCGCCTCCGACTGCACGACTGTGCCTCCGACCGCGCGACCGCGCCTCCGACCGCACGACCGCACGACACCGCACGACCGCGCGACCGCACGACCGCACCTCCGACCGCGCGACCGCACCTCCGACCGCGCGACCGCATGACCGCGCGACCGCACGACCGCACCTCCGACCgcacgacagcacctccgaccgcGCGACCGCACGACCGCACCTCCGACCgcgcgacagcacctccgaccgcACGACCgcacgacagcacctccgaccgcGCGACCgcacgacagcacctccaaccgcgcgacagcacctccgaccgcACGACCgcacgacagcacctccgaccgtGCGACCgcacgacagcacctccaaccgcgcgacagcacctccgaccgcGCGACCGCACCTCCGAACgcgcgacagcacctccgaccgcgcgaccgcacctccgaccgcacgacagcacctccgaccgcgcgacagcacctccgaccgcGCGACCGCACGACCGCACCTCCGACCGCGCGACCGCACCTCCGACCAcgcgacagcacctccgaccgcgcgacagcacctccgaccacACGACCGCACGACCGCACCTCCGACCGCGCGACCGCACCTCCGACCgcgcgacagcacctccgaccgcGCGACCGCACGACAGCACCTCTGACCGCGCGACCgcgcgacagcacctccgaccgcGCGACCGCACGACCGCACCTCTGACCGCACGACCGCACCTCCGACCgcgcgacagcacctccgaccacacgacagcacctccgaccgcGCGACCgcacgacagcacctccgaccgcgcgacagcacctccgaccgcgcgacagcacctccgaccgcGCGACCgcacgacagcacctccgaccgcacgacagcacctccgaccacgcgacagcacctccgaccgcgcgacagcacctccgaccatGTCTCTGGCCGCGCCTCCGACCGCACCTCTGACCGTGTCTCTGGCCGCGCCTCCGACCGCACGACCGCGCCTCCGACCGTGTCTCTGGCCGCACTTCCAAAAGCGCCTCCGACCACACGACCGCGCCTCCGACCGCTCAACCGAGCCTCCAACCGTGCCTCCGAAAGCGCCTCCAACCACACGACTACGGCTCCGACTGTGCCTCTGA